Below is a genomic region from Actinomadura sp. NAK00032.
GCTCGTGCTGCCAGGCAGGCAGCTTGCTGCCGTCGCGCGGCCGCCGGTAGGGCATGATTACCTGCCGGTTTCCTTGATAACCGCCGTCGGCCATCATGTGCGCGCCCCGGCATGCCGGCTCGGCGCCCGAATCGCGGTAGGCGGTGCAGTCGTTGTGGTTGCCCGATACCGGGTGCCCGACCACGACCACCAGGCGGGTGTTGGCGTCGATGACGACCTGCATGTTCACCGAGTAGCGGTAGTTCTTGGACGAGGCAGTGATCGTCCGGTCGTGGACGGGCACGAGTGTGCCGTCCACGATCAACACGGTGTCGGGGCTGGGCCGGCGGGTGACCGGGGCGAGTGCGAGCAGCGGTGCCAGGTGGTCGACGATACGGTGCGCGGCGGACTTGGAGACTCCGAACAGCAGCGCGACCTGCCGGAGCGTGAGGTTGGTGCGGTAATACAGCGCGATCAGCAGTACCCGGTCGGCCAACGGCAGACTCCAGCGTCG
It encodes:
- a CDS encoding transposase, translating into MEQVIRADRDEWVPVFTGLSVRQFRRLVRIVAGRGGEQTGTGRRWSLPLADRVLLIALYYRTNLTLRQVALLFGVSKSAAHRIVDHLAPLLALAPVTRRPSPDTVLIVDGTLVPVHDRTITASSKNYRYSVNMQVVIDANTRLVVVVGHPVSGNHNDCTAYRDSGAEPACRGAHMMADGGYQGNRQVIMPYRRPRDGSKLPAWQHELNTVHKRVRARVEHAFAHMKWWNILRNCRRKRDGVHHATHGIALIRNLAMAG